AGCCGCTCCAGCTATATTATTATCTTCCATCGATAGGGTAACTGCTTTTTCATAGGCCTCTTTCGCCGATATTCCAACATTATACCCCGATAAAGCGGCTTCTGCCAACATATAATAGGTTTCACAAGCCCTATAAAACGGAACTGCTCCAGCAGGATCGTTAATATAATGTTCACCAATCCAAGAAATCGAACTCAGAGGAGATGGATTCGTCAAAGAACCATTTACAAACCCCACATACTTACCTTCATTATTTTTCCGTGCAACCGATGCAATTCTTGGATCTTTTGTTGTATTTAAATGATCAATAAAAATATCGAACATCCCCCAGTTATTGAGACGATTGCCATTGATACCGGATTCATACCAGGGTTCCATATAAGGTAAGGTTCCAGGGAAAGCTACTTCACAATTTTCCGCATTTGTTTCAATTAATGGGTATTTAGCGCTATTTCCAGCAATTTCCTCAATAGTGGATTTCGCTAAAGCAGGGGCTACGGCAGAAATACGCATCGCTATCCGCAAACGAAGTGAATTACAAAACTTTTGCCATTTCAACATCTCAGCTTTACGCGCATCCTCCCCAGTTTCTTTTGTTCCGTATATAATATCATACTCTCCAATTTCATCAGTACCAATACCACCGGCCAATTCATCAGCTAAAGTCTTAAGATCCACCAATACCGCCGGAAAAATATCCTCCTGTTTGTCATATTTTGCTTTCAAAACAGAACCGTCTTCAGGACGCCCTTTAAAAGCCTCTGAATATGGGATATCGCCCCAACCATCTAAAAGGTATGACCACATATAATTATTCCATATACGGGCTACAATTCGAATATTTTTAAAACCAGCGGCTTTATCATCCGTTTTCTTCAGCAAATCATTCATCTGTGTGATATTATAATAACATGCTGCCCAACGATTGCCATAGGAGTTGTTCGTTGGTATCAATCCTGAAAGATTGTCCGGATATTGAATTTTGACAATATATCCCGCGAAGGTGCCATAACCATCTACGTCACCGCCAAATTGATCGGCAGCATTTCGCAGCACATTGACCAGCATATTTTGTGGTGGGACATCTTTCAACGCATCGGGATCCGTATTAATTTCCTCAAAATTCTTGGTACATCCTGAGACCAAAAGAATTGCTAAAAGAGGCGTATATTTTAGTTTTTTAATAAAAGTATTCATAACCATAAATTGTTTTAGTACCTTCTAAATTTTAAATTCTGTAAAAGGATTAAAATGTAAAACCAAGCTTAAGACCTATACTTCTTGAATTCGGGACAGAGGCTTGTTCAAAACCTACTCCACGTGAATCACTTGATACCCCGCCGCCTTCTGGGTCCAAACGCATGGTATTGGTTTTATGTACCCAAAGCAGTGCCAAATTGGTTCCGGTAAGAGAAACATGTGCACGTTTAATACCCTTGAGTCTACTGTAAAGATGTTTTGGCAAATTATAAGTAATATAGGCCTCTCTCAATTTCAGAAACGAACCATCAAAAACATACATTTCTGCAATACCACCATTTTCATACCAATCCTGCGCGCTTGTCTCGATGGTATTTTCAACCCAATTATCGCCAACTTTCATGGCGAATCGTTCATTTTTCATTACATCTTTACCCGCAATGATTGCTCGCTCGCGTATACCATCGATAGCTGTGATTTCAGCAATACCGGTTGTATAACCATGTGACATAGTTTGCGACCAGATATCCCC
The window above is part of the Sphingobacterium sp. ML3W genome. Proteins encoded here:
- a CDS encoding SusD/RagB family nutrient-binding outer membrane lipoprotein — protein: MNTFIKKLKYTPLLAILLVSGCTKNFEEINTDPDALKDVPPQNMLVNVLRNAADQFGGDVDGYGTFAGYIVKIQYPDNLSGLIPTNNSYGNRWAACYYNITQMNDLLKKTDDKAAGFKNIRIVARIWNNYMWSYLLDGWGDIPYSEAFKGRPEDGSVLKAKYDKQEDIFPAVLVDLKTLADELAGGIGTDEIGEYDIIYGTKETGEDARKAEMLKWQKFCNSLRLRIAMRISAVAPALAKSTIEEIAGNSAKYPLIETNAENCEVAFPGTLPYMEPWYESGINGNRLNNWGMFDIFIDHLNTTKDPRIASVARKNNEGKYVGFVNGSLTNPSPLSSISWIGEHYINDPAGAVPFYRACETYYMLAEAALSGYNVGISAKEAYEKAVTLSMEDNNIAGAAIATYLAGSGKFDGTKNRIYWDMWVALFKENYEAWSLYRRTGIPSTNYPSKIQNFETPHTDQPWRLPYPNNEYLYNTENVKAAEAGTVDYNWGKRLWWAKNNGKN